The sequence cccagtccaatcccagtccatcccagacCAATCCCAGTCCaatcccagttcaatcccagttcaattccagtccatcccagtccatcccagtccaatcccagtccatccccagtccatcccagtccatcccagtccatccccagttcaatcccagttcaatcccagtccatccccagtccaaTCTCAGTccaatcccagtccatcccaatccatccccagttcaatcccagttcaatcccagtccatccccagtccatccccagtccatcccagtccaatcccagttcaatcccagtccatccccagtccatcccagtccaatCCCAGTccaatcccagtccatccccattccatccccagtccatcccagttcaatcccagtccattcccagtccatcccagtccatccccagtccatccccagtccatcccagttcaatcccagtccattcccagtccaatcccagtccatcccagtccaatcccagtccatccccagtccatcccagtccatcccagaccaatcccagtccatccccagtccatccccagtccatcccagtccatccccagttcaatcccagtccatccccagtccatcccagtccatccccgttcaatcccagtccatccccagtccatcccagtccatcccagtccaatccccagttcaatcccagtcCATCacagtccatccccagtccatccccagtccatccccagtccatcccagtccatccccagttcaatcccagtccatccccagtccatcccagtccatccccagtccctcccagtgctcacCCCAGGCTCTCCTGGGCTCGGTCAGTCTCAGGTGGAACAGGTGTCCCcggggcagctcctgcagcagccgTGCCACCTCAAAGTGCCGCGCCCCCACCAGGCTGTGCCCATCCAGCGCCTCCAGGACGTCCCCGACCCCCACCTGGGGTGTGCGCGCCATCACCGAGCCCTCCCGGATCCGCTGCGGGcacacctggggtcacctgggggggctgggggcacctggggggcacccggagggggctgggggcacTTGGGAGCAcctgagggggctgggggtaCCTGAGGGCACACCTAGGGAGCACCCGAGGGGGCTGGAGGCACTTGGGAGGCCTGGGGGTacttggggacacctggaggGCACCTGAGGGCACGCCTGGGGGGCTGGAAACACCTGGGGGGGGCTGAAGCCACCTTGGTCATTGAGgccacctggggacacctggcaTCACCTGGGGaacctgggggcagctggagcacCTGAGGGCacctgggggggctgggggcacctggggccAGCTCAGTCacttggggtcacctgggggtaCCCAGGGGCATCCTGGGGCACGGGGGGGAACTGGGGCCAGCTCAGTCGCCTGGGGTCACCTGAGAGCACCTgagggggctggggacacctgagAACACCTGGGGTCAGCTCAGGCACCCGGGGACACCTGAGGGGCACCTGGGATCAGTTGGGGCCACCTGGGACCACCAGGCAcatttggggtcacctgggtcATCTGGAGCCGTCTGAGGTCACCTGAGTCCACTGAGGTCACTTGGGGCCATCTGGGACCACCCCCATCCACCCAGGTGTCCCCTCAGCTCTCCCCAGGTGTGTGACCCCATCCTGGGACACTGCCTGTCCCTATCCCAGCACCTGGGAGTGTCCCCAGAAGTGTCCCCACTGTACCCAGTTgtgtacccaggtgtgtcccaggtgtgcctcACCTTGATGAAGGCGTAGCCAGCCCCGTTGTCAGTGATGGTCAGCCCCAGTGCAGGTACCggggtgtgcccaggtgtgcccaggtgtgtcccagctgtgcccaggtgtgcccaggtgtgtcccaggtgtgtcccaggtgtgcctcACCTTGATGAAGGCGTAGCCAGCCCCGTTGTCAGTGATGGTCAGCCCCAGCGCCTCCTCAGACTTGAGCACCTGCACGTCCTTCTGGCGGCCGCGCGTGTGAGCGAAGATGAAATCCTCGAGGCCGATCTGCCCCCCCAGCAGCTTCTCCATGTCCACCTGGGGCGTGTTGAGCGTGCAGAacagcacctggggacaggggggacactggggacgtcacctggggacagggacagcacctggggacaggggggacactggggacgtcacctggggacagggacagcacctggggacactgggtatgtcactggggacagggacagccgtccccagctggggacactggggcaCAGGTGGGAGGCACAGGGGACACCTCAGAGaacaccctggggacaggacaggggacaccctggggggacacctgggggacaccaggTGGGcattggggggggtggggagacccccccccccggggacACGGAGGAGGGTGGGGGAAGGGTCAGGAGGTGtttggggacacctggaggGGGTGCCAGGTGACACCCCCTGTgtacctggggacacacctggggactcTTTGGGCAACCCCACgccccatcccccccccccccgtgtccccagtgtccccccagccctcagggggaccccaaaccccaaccctgAGCCCCGAGaccccccagggctgctcccagtgccccccagtccgtcccagtgccccccagtccatcccagtctaccccagtgcccccagtccatcccagtgccccccagtccatcccagtccatcccagtgcccgTTCCCACCTCGCTGGGCAGGATCCCGAAGGCCTCCCCGATTTTCCCGTACAGCTCTCTCACGTTGCTGaacccctcccagtccatcccagtgccccccagtccGTCCCAGTTCCCGTTCCCACCTCGCTGGGCGGGATCCCGAAGGCCTCCCCGATTTTCCCGTACAGCTCTCTCACGTTGCTGaacccctcccagtccatcccagtgccccccagtccGTCCCAGTTCCCGTTCCCACCTCGCTGGGCGGGATCCCGAAGGCCTCCCCGATTTTCCCGTACAGCTCTCTCACGTTGCTGAACCCCTCCACGCGGCCCGTGGGGGAGCCGTGGGCGAGCTGCGTGTGGAACACGAGCCGGGGCCGCAGcgctggggggggaggggcggccCCGGCCGCCCCCCCCGGGGCCCCCCCGGGCTCTCCCGGGGTCCCCCCTCGCCCCCCGGCCCCTTCCTCGTTCTCCACCAGCGGCGGCGGCTTCTTCCGTCGGCCCAGGCCCAGCGGCATGGGGGGGGGTccgggggggttttggggagctctgggggGAGCTTAGGCAGGTGGGGAGggctcgggggggggggggggtttagctgtgtttggggggggggtctgaggaggggtctgggggggattgggggagTTTGGTTCTgtttggtggggggggggggggggggtctgggTGGGGGTTGATCTGTCCGGGGATTTCTCGGGGGGTCCCGGTGCGTCCGTGGGAGTTCCGGTGTGGCCGGGGGGGGGATTTCTGGGGGGGTTTCGGTGTCCCTGGGGGGGGTCCCGGTGTCCCTGGGGGGGTCCCGGTGTCTCTGGGGGGTCTCGGTGGGTTCCCCTGGGGGCGGGGCTCGCTGCCCCCAAACTGAgatgggaggggggggggcgAGGAGAAGAGGGGCGGAGGGTCCGGCGCTGTTCCACCGGGAGCtggaaggagagaggggaaactgaggcacgggcgGGGGCGGTCCCCGAGTCCCTCAAGCCCGGCCAGAGACACCCGGGATTCCCCCGGAGCCCCGCACACCGGGCCCGGTTCCGCCTCGGACTCGCCGGGTCCCGGTTCCCACCGACCCCAGGCCCAGCCCCAGTCCCCCGAGCTCTgtccggccccggccccggccccggccccggccccggccccggttTCGGTCCCGCCTCACGGTCTCCCCCTCACCACCGGGCGCTGCTACCGGAGCGACACTTCCGGGAGGGCGTGACCAAGCACCGCCCTCACCAATCAGCGCGCTCGCCCCTCCCCGCCTGTACCAATCAGTGCCGCCTCCCCGCCCCGCTTCCACCAATCAGCGCCATCGCCCCGCCCTGCTTGCACCAATCAGCGCCACCGCCCCTCCCCGCCTGCACCAATGGGAAGTGAGAGGGGGCAGACAGttcccgcccccccccccgcctgCCGCGGGCAATGGGCGCGCCCGCGTTCGCGCCGCGGCGCAGCCAATCAGAAGCCAGGAGGGAGAGTGTAGGGGGCGTGGTAGAGATAAGGGGCGTGGTCAAGGGGGTGTGGTCAGGATTGCAAAGGGGTGAGGGGCGCGGAACGGACCCCGAAAGGGGTGGAAGGGAAAGGGCAGAGACCccaatttggggaggggtcccaaACCCGATTTGGGGGGCACAGACCCCATTTTGGGGAGGAGTCCCAAACCCGATTTTGGGTAGCAGAGACCccaatttggggaggggtcccaaACCCGATTTTGGGAGGCACAGACCCCAATTGGGGGAAGGGTCCCAAACCCGATTTTGGGGAGCCTAGACCccaatttggggaggggtcccaaACCCGATTTGGGGGGCACAGACCccaatttggggaggggtcccaaACCCGATTTTGGGTAGCAGAGACCccaatttggggaggggtcccaaACCCGATTTTGGGAGGCACAGACCccaatttggggaggggtcccaaACCCGATTTGGGGGGCACAGACCCCAATTTGGGGAGGGCTCCCAAACCCGATTTTGGGAGGCACAAACCCCAATTTGTGGAGGGGGCTGCATTCCCCCATTTTGAGGGGGTGGTCTGTGACTGTGGGGGCCACCGAATGATATTTGGGGCAGGGGGTGGGGCTGAAgaccccctgtgcccccccattttcctctcccccccccccaaatcagACTCACGGTTTCGgatttttgcactttttttatCTCGGACCCTTTTCCAGGCGGTTCCACCCCAAAACCGCGAGGgtcccgcccctcccccccccctccccgagCCGCCTGCggcccccccacccctcccccccctcccgAGGGGTCCCCCCTGACCTTAGGGGGGGggtggggctgggaagggacaggattcccccccccaccccaaaacacaacAGGTGAGGGGGAGGCACCTGCGggacccccagccctgagggggGACCCACAAAATGGGGAAACGGGGGGAGGAGGGGATATGGGGACCCCCCCCACAAATACAGCCCTGAGAAGGGGGTGGTAAGGAGAGCTGGGGACCCCCAAAATGGGGGTGGGGTTTAAGGACACCTGAAaaccccaggacccccaaaatGGGGGACACGGAGAGCTGGGGACCCCCAAAATTGGGGGGATGGGGTTAAGGACACCTGAAaaccccaggacccccaaaatGGGGGAACAAGGACACTCAGAGCAAAGATAGGGGGACAAGGccaccccgggacccccaaaatcggGGGACAAGGACACCTGGGGACCCCCAGAGCAGAGACTGGGGGGAACAAGACACCTGTAGACCCCCAAAATGGGGGCGTCAAGGACGCCTGAAAACCCCGAGACCCCCAAAATTAGGGGGGTAAGGATACCCAGAGAAGAgatggggggacagggacacctgtaGACCCCCAAAATGGGGGGACAAGGACAcccggggaccccaaaaacagcGGCCAAGGACACCTGAAAACCTCGAGACCTCCAAAACTGGGGGGTCAAGGACACctgaaaacccccaaaatgaaggacAAGGACACCTGGAGACTCCCAAAGTGGAGGGGTGAAGGACACCTCGAGACCCCCAGATCCCCCAAACCAcctcaggaccccccaaaaccacagGACAATGTCACGACAGTGGGAAGGGGGGGGAgaacaccccaaatcctgagattggggaccccaaaaccccctcgAGGTCTGACATTTGGgaccaggacaccccaaaatcccaaaggtCTGACATTGGGGACccggacaccccaaacccccccgaGGTCTGACACTGGGGACCAGGACAGCCCAAAACCCCAAAGGTCTGAGATTGGGGACccggacaccccaaaatcccaaaggtCTGAGACTGGggccaggacaccccaaaatcccagaggTCTGAGATTGGGGAcccagacaccccaaaacccccgaGGTGAAGATGGGAAGCCCGGACCCCCCAATCCCGGAggtgttttggggagggggtgtcCCCCCAACCAAGTCCaaccccccccatcccc is a genomic window of Cinclus cinclus chromosome 32, bCinCin1.1, whole genome shotgun sequence containing:
- the GIPC1 gene encoding PDZ domain-containing protein GIPC1; this translates as MPLGLGRRKKPPPLVENEEGAGGRGGTPGEPGGAPGGAAGAAPPPPALRPRLVFHTQLAHGSPTGRVEGFSNVRELYGKIGEAFGIPPSEVLFCTLNTPQVDMEKLLGGQIGLEDFIFAHTRGRQKDVQVLKSEEALGLTITDNGAGYAFIKRIREGSVMARTPQVGVGDVLEALDGHSLVGARHFEVARLLQELPRGHLFHLRLTEPRRAWEGIGPRSGGARGGPPQGGWARGTLRLRSRGPATLQEQPSAFEERAVAKVDDLLESYMGIRDSELAATMVELGRDARDPDALAEALDSQLGDFAFPDEFVFDVWGAIGDAKAGRC